From the genome of bacterium, one region includes:
- the cas4 gene encoding CRISPR-associated protein Cas4 translates to MSNSPTRTIGFNMDTESTPMITPSEVIEHLFCPRFTYFMNCLKIPQHEEQRYKVLKGRELHSKREQENREYLRKRIGCIGKEILVYLASPTLRVRGIVDEVLTLADGSMSPIDYKYTEFKNYLFQTHKIQSVIYAMLIKEIYQKPVNEGYICYVRSGNTLKKYFTNQKILWILKI, encoded by the coding sequence TTGTCAAATTCTCCAACCCGGACAATAGGATTTAATATGGATACTGAATCTACCCCAATGATAACCCCATCTGAGGTAATAGAGCATCTATTTTGCCCGCGTTTTACCTATTTTATGAATTGCTTAAAGATACCCCAGCATGAAGAGCAAAGATATAAGGTGCTAAAAGGTAGGGAACTACATTCTAAACGAGAGCAAGAAAACAGAGAATACTTGCGTAAAAGGATAGGATGTATTGGCAAAGAGATATTAGTTTATTTAGCCTCGCCAACACTACGGGTGCGTGGGATTGTTGATGAGGTATTGACACTGGCTGATGGTAGTATGTCACCCATTGATTATAAATATACCGAGTTTAAGAATTATCTATTTCAGACACATAAGATTCAATCGGTAATTTATGCGATGTTGATAAAAGAGATATATCAGAAGCCGGTCAACGAAGGTTATATCTGTTATGTGCGAAGTGGTAATACCTTAAAAAAATACTTTACAAACCAGAAGATTTTGTGGATACTAAAGATATAA